The following are from one region of the Corylus avellana chromosome ca1, CavTom2PMs-1.0 genome:
- the LOC132191350 gene encoding protein neprosin-like isoform X3 — protein MESSSIPNVTNGESYNAELFQGWHVNGECPEGTIPIRNSRADEYYAPHTTPQVTLEQDYVAGYEYATAYMEKGHFYGANAYLNLWNPVINDGHLSTSQIWILSGTLSDTNMIEVGWQVTTLSKEPELFIFWTRDNGKVGCLNLNCPGFVQTSRRIALGSSLSPVSRYMGSQFEIGITIYKSYGNWYLRVQNEVLGYWPRSLFTNLAAVGEKVMWGGTVYSSGTKDGSHTSAQMGSGSFPNEGFGKASYIRNLQYMNGDGTFEDADKGLRTFATRPACYNISLENNKKGAYRTHFYFGGPGFSIACP, from the exons ATGGAATCCAGTTCAATTCCAAATGTAACAAATGGAGAATCCTACAATGCTGAGTTGTTTCAAGGTTGGCATGTGAATGGAGAATGCCCTGAAGGAACAATCCCAATTAGAAATTCACGAGCGGATGAATATTATGCACCCCATACTACACCCCAAGTTACACTTGAACAAGATTATGTTGCTGGTTATGAg TACGCTACAGCTTATATGGAAAAGGGCCACTTCTATGGAGCAAATGCATATCTTAACTTATGGAACCCAGTGATAAATGATGGGCACCTTAGCACTTCTCAAATATGGATTTTATCAGGTACTCTTAGCGACACAAACATGATTGAAGTTGGATGGCAG GTAACTACGCTTTCCAAGGAACCAGAGCTTTTCATATTCTGGACT CGTGATAACGGCAAGGTTGGGTGTTTAAATCTCAACTGTCCTGGTTTTGTGCAAACTAGCCGTAGAATTGCACTTGGTTCTTCCTTAAGCCCCGTTTCAAGGTACATGGGAAGCCAATTTGAGATAGGGATAACTATATACAAG AGTTATGGAAATTGGTATCTACGAGTGCAAAATGAGGTACTTGGATATTGGCCTCGATCCCTCTTCACAAATTTAGCAGCCGTTGGTGAAAAAGTGATGTGGGGTGGAACGGTTTACAGCTCAGGGACGAAAGACGGCAGTCACACATCAGCTCAAATGGGGAGCGGAAGTTTTCCGAATGAAGGCTTTGGAAAAGCAAGTTATATTCGCAATCTTCAATACATGAATGGGGATGGCACATTCGAGGATGCTGACAAGGGACTGCGAACATTTGCAACAAGACCTGCGTGCTACAATATAAGTTTGGAAAACAATAAGAAAGGAGCCTATAGAACCCATTTCTATTTTGGGGGCCCTGGGTTTTCAATAGCATGTCCTTAA